TCAAAAAGGAAGATATCAAGGTGGAGTTCTCGGGGGACACCCTCAGCATCCGTGGAGAGAGAAAAAAGGAAGAGGAGACCAAGGATGAAAGCTGCCACCGCCTGGAGCGGAGTTACGGGGTTTTCGAGCGCTCCTTCACCATCCCCAAGAACGTCGATGCCAAAAAGATCGATGCCGCGCTCAAGGACGGGGTCCTGATGCTCTCCATTCCCAAGGTCGAGGAAGCCAAGACCAAAGCCATTCCCATCCAGGTCAATTAACCAGATCCCTAAAAAAGGGCGGCTCTCTCAAGCCGCCCTTTTTTTATACAAGCAGTTTTTCGTTCCCCGTCACTTGTTACTCGCGACCGATTTTAATATAATTTACTTATGAAGCGTGAGATATTTGTCGGCAACGTCGGCGTCGGCGGCACGCACCCCGTTTCGGTCCAGTCGATGACCAACACCGCGGCCGCGGACGTCAAGGGGACTTTGGCCCAGATCCGCGGCTTGCGCCGGGCCGGTTGCGACATCGTGCGCCTGGCCGTTCCGGACAGGGCCGCCCTGGCGCCGCTGCGGCAAATCATTGCCGCTTCCCCGCTGCCGGTCATCGCCGACATCCACTTCGATGCCGCGCTGGCCCTGGGGGCCATGGAAGCCGGAGCCCACGGCATCCGCATCAATCCCGGCAACATCGGCGGCA
The DNA window shown above is from Candidatus Aminicenantes bacterium and carries:
- a CDS encoding Hsp20/alpha crystallin family protein — protein: MRITKWQPYADLATMYDRWNRFFGEDLLDESPKNGLTPSAWRPMTDIHETKDAYVFKSELPGFKKEDIKVEFSGDTLSIRGERKKEEETKDESCHRLERSYGVFERSFTIPKNVDAKKIDAALKDGVLMLSIPKVEEAKTKAIPIQVN